In the genome of Bacteroidota bacterium, the window ACCTTTTCATATCTGAATTCCTTGAAAAAGTCGTTAGACTCAATTGCAACGGGCTTTTCGGGCGACATATTCCTAAATTCCACATAAGGTGTATTTTGTTTCCAAACAATTCGTTCCGCATCAATATCCACCCCATGAAAATTATCCTGAAAAGTCATTTGCATCAATCCTTTATCTCCTTTGTTGATGATAAGTTCTTTTTTATTGAAATCATACCGTATTTCTACTGCCGGATGGTAAATGGTTTTGTTGGAATCTAATAAAACCGTAAAAGAGGAATTCAAACTCAATACTACACCTTCGTCAATCTTAAAGGACTGAGATTGAAGAATCACGCGCGGTTTCTTATCTTGTAATAATGTGATAGTTACCGGGTCGGAGTTCACATTATCTCCGGTAATGACTTTGCCAATAAGCGAAAAACCTCCACTGTATGTTGCCATATCGCCCACCAAGCCGTCAATTTTTACATTACCTTTATAGCTTGAAAACTTTGGGTAATTTCCGTTTGCAAGCTGATCTTGGCTGGTAGAAAATGAAACCTGATCGGTAACTCTGCCTAAAACATCTCCTTTGAAATATTTAGGATAGCGCAAATAGGCACTATCAGCAGTGTAGGTACTGCCGGCAAGGTCAATTTTGTATGTTGTCAATCGGCATGATGCTTCTTCTTCTGCCATACCTACCCTTGACCAGTTTATCTTTCCATTTTTGCCCACCCATGTTACTTTGTCAGGATAAAAAACACCTTCTGTATCATAGATTTGCATCTTATCCAAAAATGCTTCTCCGGTCAGGTTGAGGTATTTAAACTTGATTGCTACTCTACCATCATAAATAAGTTCAAACTTATTATTATCCGCATACCATTTTAACTGATCGGTACTATAGAGTATGTTTTCTGCAAAAAGTTTATTGGCTGTTTGTAGGAACGCTAGGTATTCCTTTGCATTCTTTGCCAACAGTTTACCACTGATATTCTGCCATTGCGTGAGTACTTTTTTGTCAATATTATTCGCAAAATAATAGTTGATGGTACTGACAAAAAGTTCGAAATATGGCTGCACAGTGAGCTTCCTAAACAACATATCTTCGCAGATATCTCTAATTGCCATTTTTTCTTTTTCATCAAACTTTCCTGCATCCCAGGCTGCTTTAAACTTTTGTGCCTCTTTGGCTACGTGTTCTTGCCCATTATCCATCATGTGTTTTACCAACTCATTGATAAAAACCTCAGGCTCGGACGAAAAACTTTTCTGTTGCGCATTGAGCAATGTGCAAGAAAAAAGTAAGATAATAGATAGTAGGATTTTAATTTTATTCATATACCGTTCGATGAACTTTTTACTAACGACAAGAGTACCGGTATATTTGTTCCGATTTCAAAAATCATTCCACAGAATTTCAACCTGCTGCTTTAATAATTTCACAAAAATCTCTGGATTTAAGAGAAGCCCCGCCAACCAAACCTCCATCAATATCTGGCGCTGAAAACAACTCCTTTGCATTATCCGGTTTTACACTACCTCCGTAAATGATGCGGATACCGGCAGCAATTTCAGGAGAAAATATTTCGGCTAATTCTTCTCTGATATAGGAATGAACATCCTGTGCTTGCTCGGTTGTGGCAGTCTTGCCCGTGCCGATTGCCCACACGGGCTCATAAGCAATGATGAGCTTGGACGGCTGAATATCATTATCAACACCTTCCATCCCTTCCCACAACTGTGTTTTTATCACATCCCACAAATCACCATTTTCTCTTTCGTCAAGTGTCTCACCTATGCAATAAATAGGTGTCAAACCAGCGCCTATTACTTTTCTGATTTTTTGATTCAACAATTCATTTTCCTCTGAAAAATAGTGTCTGCGTTCTGAGTGACCAATAATCACATGTGTACAGCCCACACTTTTGAGCATCTCAACAGAAATTTCTCCGGTATATGCTCCCGAATTTTCTTGATGCACATTTTGTG includes:
- the tpiA gene encoding triose-phosphate isomerase is translated as MRRKIVAGNWKMNKDLNESLGLVTEIKGIVKDEIRNDAEIILFPPYISLASIAKNIEKHNIQIGAQNVHQENSGAYTGEISVEMLKSVGCTHVIIGHSERRHYFSEENELLNQKIRKVIGAGLTPIYCIGETLDERENGDLWDVIKTQLWEGMEGVDNDIQPSKLIIAYEPVWAIGTGKTATTEQAQDVHSYIREELAEIFSPEIAAGIRIIYGGSVKPDNAKELFSAPDIDGGLVGGASLKSRDFCEIIKAAG